The genomic DNA CCCGATGGCGGTCATGATCACGTCCTGGACCCGCTCTATCGTGAGCCCGTACCGGGCCAGCTGATCGCGCTTGGGCTCGAAGTCCACAAAGTAGCCGCCGGTCACCCGCTCGGCGAAGACGCTCCGGGTGCCCCGGATGGGCCTGAGGACATGTTCCAGGTGCTCCCCGATCCGCTGGATCTCCCCGAGATCGCTCCCGTAGATCTTGATCCCGACGGGCGTGCGCACTCCGGTCGTGAGCATGTCGATCCGGGCCTTGATGGGCATGGTCCACGCGTTCGTGACCCCCGGAAACCGCACGACGGAGTCCATCCTGGCCACGAGCTCGTCCCAGGAGATGTGGTCGGGCCAGATGGGCCGGAAGAGGGGCTTTAGCCATCCGGGAGCCCAGGAGGAGTACCAGCGCTCCTTCGGGCTCCATTGGCTCTCCGGTTTCAGGACCACCGTGGTCTCCATCATGGAGAAGGGCGCGGGGTCGGTGGACGTGTCGGCGCGCCCCGCCTTGCCGAAGACCCGCTCGACTTCGGGAAAGCTCTTCAAGAGCCTGTCCTGCCGCTCCAGGAGGTCCTGGGCCTGGGCCACGGAGAGCCCGGGGAGGGTCGTGGGCATGTAGAGCATGGTGCCCTCGTTCAAGGGCGGCATGAACTCGCTTCCGAGCTTCAAATAGATGGGGATGCTCAAGGCGAACAGGGCCACGGAGACCGCGATGACGGTCTTCGGGCGGCGAAGCACGAACCGGCAGGCCGGCTCGTACACCTTGAGGATCGCGAGGGAGATCGGGTGCTTCTCCTCGGCATAGTACGTGCCCACGAAAGCGCGCGTGGCAAGCTTGGCCAGGAACTTCGGCCGGAAGGTGAAGGGGTCGATCCGCGCGAACATCATGCGCATGGCCGGGTTCAGGGTGACCGCCAGGACCGCGGCCAGCGCCATGGCCAGGTTCTTGGAGTAGGCCAGGGGCTTGAACAGCCTTCCTTCCTGGTCCACCAGCGCAAAGACCGGGAGAAAGGCCACGGCGATGACCAGGAGGGAGAAGAAGACGGAGGGGCCCACCTCCTTCAATGCCGTAAGGCGCACCTGGTGGAAGTCCCCTTTCCGGCCTTCGGCCTGCCATTGGTAGATCTTGTTGTAGGCGTTCTCCACCTCGATGATCGCCCCGTCCACGAGCACGCCGATCGAGATCGCGATTCCGGACAGGCTCATGATGTTGACCGTGAGCCCCATGTAGTAAAAGGGGATGAACGAGAGGAGCACGGACACCGGGATCGTGATGATCGCCACGAGCGCCGACGGAACGTGCCACAAGAAAACCAGGATCATCAGGGACACGATGATCATTTGCAACACGAGCTCGTGCTTGAGGGTACCGATCGCCCGGTGGATGAGGTCCGAGCGATCGTAGGTCGTGACGAACTCCACTCCCTTGGGAAGGGAGGGCTCGAGCTCCTTGAGCTTCTCCTTGACCCGGTCGATCACGTTCAGGGCGTTCTCCCCGTGGCGCATCACCACGATGCCGCCCACGTGGTCCCCGATGCCGTCCAGGTCCGAGATGCCCCGGCGGATCTCCGGCCCCAGGGACACCCTGGCGATATCCCTGAGGAGCACGGGAACGCCGCCGGGACCGCTTTTCACCACGATCTTCTCGAAGTCCTCCGGCCTTTTGGCATAGCCTCGCCCCCGGACCATGTACTCCGCTCCGGCGAACTCGATGAGCCGTCCGCCGACCTCGTTGTTGGACATGCGGATGGCCTCGGTGACCATGTCGAGCGGGATCCCGTAGGCCGCCAGCCGGTTCGGGTCCACCGTCACCTGGTACTGTTTCTGGAACCCTCCGATGGAGGCCACCTCGGCCACGCCGGGGACGGACTGGATGGCGTAGCGCAGCGTCCAGTCCTGGTACGAGCGGAGCTGATCCAGGGAATGGGCGCCAGACCGGTCCACCAGGGCGTACTGGAAGACCCACCCGACCCCCGTGGCGTCGGGTCCAAGCTCGGTCTGAACCCCTTTGGGAAGGCGGGCCTGGATCTTGGACAGATACTCGAGCACCCGGGAGCGCGCCCAGTAGATATCCGTGCCGTCCTGGAAGATCACGTAGACGTAGGAGAAGCCGAAGTCCGAGAACCCCCGGATCGCCTTGACGTTCGGAGCGCCCAGGAGCGCCGTCACGATCGGGTAGGTGACCTGATCCTCGATGATGTCGGGAGACCGGTCCCACCTCGAATACACGATCACCTGGGTGTCCGAGAGGTCGGGGAGGGCGTCGAGGCGTATCTCCTTGAGCGTGTACACGGCCAGGACGCAGGCCGCCACCACGGCCAGCAGGGTCAGGTAGCGGTTGACCGCGCAGAACCCGATGACCCGCTGGATGAAGGTTTCCTTACCGTGTTCGCCGGGTATCCCGGCGCCGTGCGGCATCACTGCCCGCCTCCGTGGCCGGCATGGCCCTGCGACGAGGGCTTGCCCTGCGACGAGGGCTTGCCCTGGGACGGGGGCTGGTCCTGGGACGGGGGCTGGTCCTGCGACGACGGCGGAGGCGTTCCGCCCCCCGTCATCCCGGTGAGAGCGGCCTTGAGCTTCGATTCGGAGTCGAGGAGGAAGTTCGCCCGCACCGCGACCCGCTCGCCCTCCTTGACGCCGGACAGGATCTGCGCCTTCCCCTCGCCTCGGACGCCCACCTTCACTTCCCGGGGCTCGAGGCTCCCACCGCCGAGGTCCACGAAGACGA from Deltaproteobacteria bacterium GWC2_65_14 includes the following:
- a CDS encoding cation transporter → MPHGAGIPGEHGKETFIQRVIGFCAVNRYLTLLAVVAACVLAVYTLKEIRLDALPDLSDTQVIVYSRWDRSPDIIEDQVTYPIVTALLGAPNVKAIRGFSDFGFSYVYVIFQDGTDIYWARSRVLEYLSKIQARLPKGVQTELGPDATGVGWVFQYALVDRSGAHSLDQLRSYQDWTLRYAIQSVPGVAEVASIGGFQKQYQVTVDPNRLAAYGIPLDMVTEAIRMSNNEVGGRLIEFAGAEYMVRGRGYAKRPEDFEKIVVKSGPGGVPVLLRDIARVSLGPEIRRGISDLDGIGDHVGGIVVMRHGENALNVIDRVKEKLKELEPSLPKGVEFVTTYDRSDLIHRAIGTLKHELVLQMIIVSLMILVFLWHVPSALVAIITIPVSVLLSFIPFYYMGLTVNIMSLSGIAISIGVLVDGAIIEVENAYNKIYQWQAEGRKGDFHQVRLTALKEVGPSVFFSLLVIAVAFLPVFALVDQEGRLFKPLAYSKNLAMALAAVLAVTLNPAMRMMFARIDPFTFRPKFLAKLATRAFVGTYYAEEKHPISLAILKVYEPACRFVLRRPKTVIAVSVALFALSIPIYLKLGSEFMPPLNEGTMLYMPTTLPGLSVAQAQDLLERQDRLLKSFPEVERVFGKAGRADTSTDPAPFSMMETTVVLKPESQWSPKERWYSSWAPGWLKPLFRPIWPDHISWDELVARMDSVVRFPGVTNAWTMPIKARIDMLTTGVRTPVGIKIYGSDLGEIQRIGEHLEHVLRPIRGTRSVFAERVTGGYFVDFEPKRDQLARYGLTIERVQDVIMTAIGGENITTTVEGRERYPVNLRYPRELREDIDRLGRVLVPVPTPMGAQVPLAQLADIRLVQGPAMIRDENGFLAGYVYVDIADRDVGGYVEEAKAAVAAKVPIKTGYVLQWSGQYENMMRVGERLKFIVPVTLALIFVLLYMNTRSAFKASLVMLAVPFSAIGAIWLFYLLDYNVSIAAWVGMIALLGLDAETAVFMLLFLDLSHEDAKRKGLLRNVAELEEAIIHGAVKRVRPKFMVVAAAFMGLLPIMWSTSAGADVMKRIAAPMLGGLVTSFLLELLVYPAIYKLWKARELKPDALPTKG